One Mus caroli chromosome 6, CAROLI_EIJ_v1.1, whole genome shotgun sequence genomic window, NNNNNNNNNNNNNNNNNNNNNNNNNNNNNNNNNNNNNNNNNNNNNNNNNNNNNNNNNNNNNNNNNNNNNNNNNNNNNNNNNNNNNNNNNNNNNNNNNNNNNNNNNNNNNNNNNNNNNNNNNNNNNNNNNNNNNNNNNNNNNNNNNNNNNNNNNNNNNNNNNNNNNNNNNNNNNNNNNNNNNNNNNNNNNNNNNNNNNNNNNNNNNNNNNNNNNNNNNNNNNNNNNNNNNNNNNNNNNNNNNNNNNNNNNNNNNNNNNNNNNNNNNNNNNNNNNNNNNNNNNNNNNNNNNNNNNNNNNNNNNNNNNNNNNNNNNNNNNNNNNNNNNNNNNNNNNNNNNNNNNNNNNNNNNNNNNNNNNNNNNNNNNNNNNNNNNNNNNNNNNNNNNNNNNNNNNNNNNNNNNNNNNNNNNNNNNNNNNNNNNNNNNNGCGTGGTGGCCTAGCATATGTCTCTGGTTGTGAAACCGAAGTTCAGTTAGCGTTTCATTGAACTGGAGGCACCTCATGATGGCCACGATGCCCTTCCCGGTGATGAAGTTGGACTCNATATTGAGGGTGGTGACGCTCCTGTTTTCCCGCAGCATGTTGGCCAGGGCGAACGCTACGCTCTCATCAGCACCGACGTTGGCTAAACTGAAGgttttgatgtgtttgtttttcttcatggcATTGACGAAGTCCAGTAACATTTCTTTAGGGATATTTTCAATGTTGTTCAGGTTGAGTTCCTTCATGTCGGGGTCGTTCTGTCTCACTCGTCTCAAGCTCCCGTCCAGGTCTGTCTGGTTCCCTGAGGGCCTCGCACTTACCTTCAGAAAACTGGTATCTAGAGCTAACTTCTTAGGGTCTAATTTGGCTATTTTCTTCTCACCTTTTTCTTTGGTCTCTGGTGTGTCTTTTTGCTCGTTTGCTGTTTTAGTAGCCAGTTGCTGGCAGGTGCCCGTATTGTTGTGGATTTGTTCTTTTGCgtcatttttttctatgttggCTTGTTCaccatcttcatcctcttcctcttcatcatccTCTTCATCTTCANCaccctcttcatcttcttcatcttcctcctcctcttcatcttcatcatcatcttctgttTCTTGTACATTGTTGCTCCCATTTGATTCTCTTTTCTTTGCAAGGATTTCACTATtgagcttttcttttaaaaactggggCATGTTTTTAATGCCCTTGTCTCTTACTTCATGCTGTTTTTGAGTGTTTCCCTAAAAGAAAGGTTTACACCAATTAGAATCCATAGCAGcgaagaaatacaaaatatagcAATGTCTACTGgagtttaaagtattttttagggggctggagagatggctcagcagttaagaaatgTTTGCagcctttccagaggacctgattttgtttccccacaccctcttctggctgcttacagctgctcttaactccagctccagNgacctgacgccctcttccggCCTCCTTAGGTACTGTACTCAAATACACTAAGGCTAATCTCACACACAAAGGaatgcacatgcatgcgtgcatgcacacaccattaaacataaaaaagtctttcaagggctggcgagatggctcagtggttaagagagccggcagcgtcctgagttcaaatcccagcaaccacatggtggctcacaaccatctgtaacgaaatctgatgccctcttctggagtatctgaggacagagctacagtgtacttacatataataaatacataaatctttaaaaaaagtctttcaaaatatttttagggCTGGGGAAGTGGTTCTGTGGGTAAGTACTGGGTGTACCAGTGTAAGAATCTGAGGACCCCagtttcagcacccacataaagtaAGATGAAAgacaggagatggagacagaagaatctctGAAGGCTCTGGGCCAGTTAAGCCTGCCAGGCAGTGATGATTAAGAGActaagagaccctgactcaaacaggTGAATGCTGTGACTGACACCTAAGGTGGttgactccctctccctctccctctccctccctctctgacacacacacacacattcatacacagaaacacacatacatacaaaaaccacacatatacaaaagatTTTGTAAAAacttaaagccaggcatggtggcacttgcctttaactTCAcctttccagaggcagaggcaggcaggtctctgggttCTGGGCCAGCATATGGTCTAAATAATGTGTCTCTACtacccagagctacatagagagaccctgtctccaaatcaACAAAAGCTTTAATGAAAACCATTTTAAGTGAAATAACTCAATCTAATAAACCNCATGTGTAATGTTATTCCATATATGTATACGtacaaatttatatatgtataggaaaacacttctataattattatcaaatccttgtttttgtttttgtttttttctgagtcagGAAGGTGACCCCTGGAGGAACTGAATGTCTGCCGCGTGTCTGCTACCTGCACTGTGCAGCCTTTGGTTTTACATTTGCCTTGTGTTGCTGATACAGAGGATCCCACAGTGAGCAAAACCAACCAAGGAGGAGCTTTTGCAGACACACGCTTGGGGTTGTGCccgtacatacatatatatgtgtatgcacatttcCATCCTACACCCCGCCTGCCCATATGAGAACATTTTACCCTGTCTCTAGACGCCCTAATAGCTACTACACATGATGTAAACAgggactgttttattttaaaaaagaaaaaagtgtctgTATATACCCAGTCCACAtggcaaataaataagtaaacaaaacccTTTTCAGTGTTTTCCGTTCACAATTCGTTGAGTTCAAGGATGGAGTCCCTGAGGATACACAAGACcaagtacattaaaataaaagttagttaattttgttttcagattctatatttttatttatttatttatttatttatttttccaagagctgaggaccaaacccagggccttgtgttgctaggcaagagctctaccactgagctaaatccccaacccacAGATTCgatattttaaaagatggttgTTAAAACATATTTAGAACTGATACAGATTTTTAGATCCCTGTAGCAAAGCCTTTGTTCCATGTGTATTTGAAAGGGAGTGTTTCTACTCCACAGAGCTGTGTTAGAAAATAGCTTCCTGCCGAGCTCTGGTGGGACACGCCTTtcattccagcccttgggaggcagaggcaggtggatctctgtgaatttgaggccagacttgtctacacagtgagttccaagacagccagggctacagagagaaacccttgtctcaaaaaaaaaatattccttctACCCTTCCTAAAGTATCCACTGCTCTCGGAGACACACATGATATTGCATTTCCTGAGACTCTGAGACTGCGACATGGTGCAGGGGAAGGAGACTCCTCTGATAATCTGGAGTGTGTTTTTAAAACCTTGGTTTGAATCCTAGCTCTGGGGAAACCACCTTCATTACTCACTAGTCTCTGAAGCAAAGCGCATTGAGGAAAGAGCCAGCCTTGAAATGGAACAGGATTAGGGTGAGATTTACAACTCTGCAGTGTCTGGGANGGGAAAAGGCAGGCTTCANATCAGAGTTCACTAGCTTCTCCTGAATCCTTCTCCActttgtgtgcatctgtgcatctTGCGGCTGTAATTCCCAAAGCTGGTGGAGAAGTCTGACATGCAGTGTTCTGAGCAAGAACTCAATGCTGGTGATACATGGCAGGTTGGATCTGACAGTTGACAACATTGTCCTTAAACTACCTCCTAAAACATCCCATGCCTCATCTGCTCCAGCAGGGGGAGCCAATTATCAAGGTGTTTAATGCACACCAGGAAACAAAAGCATTGGTTCTGTCTGTAGTCCTCCTAAAACTGGTCTTTGTGTGGAATTGTCTTCGAACTCACAGAAGTGCAATTGTAAGAGGTCTGCAAAGGACACGGTAAGCTCTGGTCTGATCAAGCCTGAGATTTATTTCCTGGACTTCAGTTTCTGCTTAATGTTCACTACTGCCTTCTATTACATCAATGTGACAACATANNNNNNNNNNNNNNNNNNNNNNNNNNNNNNNNNNNNNNNNNNNNNNNNNNNNNNNNNNNNNNNNNNNNNNNNNNNNNNNNNNNNNNNNNNNNNNNNNNNNNNNNNNNNNNNNNNNNNNNNNNNNNNNNNNNNNNNNNNNNNNNNNNNNNNNNNNNNNNNNNNNNNNNNNNNNNNNNNNNNNNNNNNNNNNNNNNNNNNNNNNNNNNNNNNNNNNNNNNNNNNNNNNNNNNNNNNNNNNNNNNNNNNNNNNNNNNNNNNNNNNNNNNNNNNNNNNNNNNNNNNNNNNNNNNNNNNNNNNNNNNNNNNNNNNNNNNNNNNNNNNNNNNNNNNNNNNNNNNNNNNNNNNNNNNNNNNNNNNNNNNNNNNNNNNTTATATGTAAAATATCGTATATGCATAAGTAGTCTGAAGAAATGTGGAGTAGAATTTGGACAAGCTTCTCAAAAggagaagccaaaaaaaaaaaaaaaaaggagaaaaaaaaaaaaaaaaaaaaaaaaagacagaagagctGTTTCTGAGTTAAACCATTACATATCATTCATGGCTACAGACCACCAACTCCACACAGAGACCCTGGTGCCAATGTTGAAAGAGAAACACTGACAAGAGGTTATCACCTTCTCCCCCCTACCTTGCAATTATACTATTTTTTCAGAAAGTTACAGCCTGGGATAGAacttaatattataatttaatttaggTGTGGCAAAATCCAAAAGAGAATCACACATTTCATTCAGTTTTGAGAAATCACAATTGCAAAACACTACCCTGCCAGCCCAGTCCCAGCAGCCATTTGTGTCCCACACAGATCCCTGGTTACCTCAGACTGCACAAAACTGACAGGAACTCGTTCATCTTCCAGCATGCGTCTAGACGCCTTTTGCAAATACATGTAATCAACAAGAGACTTATGGTCGAAGTTTCCTGTGGGTGCCTTGTCTGTTTGATCCTTTTGGATCATCCCCACAGG contains:
- the Lmod3 gene encoding leiomodin-3, which gives rise to MSGHSRNSEXEDTFSEELDEDELLANLSPEELKELQSEMEVMAPDPHLPVGMIQKDQTDKAPTGNFDHKSLVDYMYLQKASRRMLEDERVPVSFVQSEGNTQKQHEVRDKGIKNMPQFLKEKLNSEILAKKRESNGSNNVQETEDDDEDEEEEEDEEDEEGXEDEEDDEEEEDEDGEQANIEKNDAKEQIHNNTGTCQQLATKTANEQKDTPETKEKGEKKIAKLDPKKLALDTSFLKVSARPSGNQTDLDGSLRRVRQNDPDMKELNLNNIENIPKEMLLDFVNAMKKNKHIKTFSLANVGADESVAFALANMLRENRSVTTLNXESNFITGKGIVAIMRCLQFNETLTELRFHNQRHMLGHHNIHPSSYTCSVSVLFDFSIEKPKTSTIYEGPVQSPNHMAGPIPSV